In Mycolicibacterium phocaicum, one DNA window encodes the following:
- a CDS encoding FadR/GntR family transcriptional regulator, with product MTSIKRRSAADEVHDQLLKQLVAGAQPPGSRLPSERKLAEVLGVSRPVVREAIQRLVASGHLDVRQGDGAVVNDITRTGGLDLLPYLLVEAPDGAMVNPSVVRSVLEVREYLGPWIAERAAARSGRGLAEPLARALADIERAQSGPTQQLAALDFWNCLVTGANSIAMTLIFNGMRRVYEPMLAVVADAVAAAEPAAGYRKLAEAVTSGSALKARRAASTVLGGATTVLTEFLDQMEAQ from the coding sequence TTGACGTCGATCAAGCGACGCTCGGCAGCGGACGAGGTGCACGACCAGCTGCTCAAGCAGCTCGTCGCGGGCGCCCAGCCGCCAGGCTCGCGCCTGCCGAGTGAGCGCAAGCTGGCCGAGGTACTGGGCGTATCGCGGCCCGTGGTGCGTGAGGCGATCCAGCGGCTGGTCGCGTCCGGGCATCTCGATGTCCGGCAGGGTGACGGCGCCGTCGTCAACGACATCACCCGCACAGGCGGCCTTGATCTACTGCCCTACCTGCTGGTGGAGGCGCCCGACGGGGCGATGGTGAACCCGTCGGTGGTGCGCAGCGTCCTGGAGGTGCGGGAGTACCTCGGCCCGTGGATCGCCGAACGGGCGGCGGCGCGGTCGGGACGCGGTCTCGCCGAACCACTGGCGCGGGCCCTCGCCGACATCGAGCGCGCGCAGAGCGGGCCGACGCAACAGCTGGCCGCCCTTGATTTCTGGAATTGCCTTGTCACCGGGGCGAATTCGATCGCGATGACGCTGATCTTCAACGGGATGCGCCGGGTGTACGAACCGATGCTCGCGGTCGTCGCCGACGCCGTGGCCGCCGCCGAACCCGCGGCCGGGTACCGCAAGCTCGCCGAGGCGGTGACGTCGGGCTCCGCGCTGAAAGCGCGCCGAGCCGCGTCGACCGTGCTCGGCGGCGCCACGACGGTGCTCACCGAATTTCTCGACCAGATGGAGGCGCAGTGA
- a CDS encoding sterol desaturase family protein encodes MTITGTRGVTLGQAAREFWRHPTPWMILTLVVGAVAARIAVGGLALRDLWAPLVLALLFPFVEWVIHVFILHWRPRKLGRVTVDTLVARDHRRHHANPREIDLVFIPTPTLPWLIAAIVALPLGIGALVGAPVSATLSFVVVESLILMGYEWTHYLVHTDYKPRHRFYKAVWRNHRLHHFKNEHYWFSVTTSGTSDRVLGTYPDPATVETSPTAKNLHGSLN; translated from the coding sequence GTGACGATCACCGGTACCCGGGGCGTGACCCTCGGCCAGGCGGCCCGCGAGTTCTGGCGTCATCCGACGCCGTGGATGATCCTGACGCTCGTGGTCGGGGCGGTCGCAGCGCGGATCGCCGTCGGCGGCCTGGCGCTACGCGACCTGTGGGCGCCCCTGGTACTCGCGCTGCTGTTCCCGTTCGTGGAGTGGGTGATTCACGTCTTCATCCTGCACTGGCGACCACGGAAACTCGGCCGCGTCACAGTGGACACCCTCGTCGCCCGCGACCATCGACGACACCACGCGAATCCCCGCGAGATCGACCTGGTGTTCATCCCGACCCCGACACTGCCGTGGCTCATCGCGGCGATCGTGGCACTGCCGCTTGGCATCGGCGCCCTGGTGGGTGCGCCGGTTTCGGCCACGCTGTCGTTCGTCGTTGTCGAATCGCTGATCCTGATGGGCTATGAGTGGACGCACTACCTCGTCCACACCGACTACAAGCCGCGCCACCGCTTCTACAAGGCGGTGTGGCGCAATCATCGCCTGCACCATTTCAAGAACGAGCACTACTGGTTCTCGGTCACCACGTCAGGCACCTCCGACCGGGTGCTCGGCACCTACCCGGACCCCGCCACCGTCGAGACCAGTCCCACGGCGAAGAACCTGCACGGTTCCCTGAATTAG
- a CDS encoding undecaprenyl-diphosphate phosphatase, with the protein MTLSLNYIEAIVVGAFQGVTELFPVSSLGHSILVPALAGGQWAQDLSMTAEKSPYLAFLVAVHVATAVALLVFFWRDWVAVAGGLVSSIKNRKITTSAERLAWLLILATIPVGIAGLALDHALRTTLGKPIPAAAFLAINGVVLFAGERLRHRTASAVPAAVHSEGLNNSDERLARLPIPEAMGIGAAQILALLPGISRSGATMVAGVLRGLSHEDAARFSFLLATPVILAAGALKIPELFGPAGDGIGGQVLAGSAAAFVAAYLSVRFLVKYFETRTLTPFAIYCVVAGLGSLAWLTLH; encoded by the coding sequence ATCACCTTGAGCCTCAACTACATCGAAGCGATTGTGGTCGGTGCGTTCCAGGGTGTCACCGAGCTGTTCCCGGTCTCGAGCCTGGGCCACTCGATCCTGGTACCGGCCCTCGCCGGCGGCCAGTGGGCCCAGGATCTGAGCATGACGGCCGAGAAGTCGCCGTACCTCGCGTTCCTGGTCGCCGTGCACGTCGCGACGGCCGTGGCACTGCTGGTGTTCTTCTGGCGGGACTGGGTGGCAGTCGCCGGTGGTCTGGTGTCGTCGATCAAGAACCGGAAGATCACCACGTCCGCCGAGCGACTGGCATGGCTGCTGATCCTGGCGACCATCCCCGTCGGCATCGCCGGGCTGGCGCTGGACCACGCACTGCGCACAACGCTGGGCAAGCCGATCCCGGCCGCGGCGTTCCTGGCGATCAACGGCGTCGTTCTCTTTGCGGGCGAACGGCTTCGGCATCGAACCGCGTCGGCCGTGCCCGCCGCCGTGCATTCGGAAGGCCTCAACAACTCCGACGAGCGGTTGGCCCGGCTCCCGATCCCGGAGGCCATGGGCATCGGTGCGGCCCAGATTCTGGCGCTGCTGCCCGGTATCAGCCGATCCGGCGCCACCATGGTCGCCGGCGTGCTGCGCGGTTTGTCGCATGAGGACGCCGCACGGTTCTCGTTCCTGTTGGCGACGCCGGTGATCCTGGCCGCAGGGGCGTTGAAGATTCCGGAGCTGTTCGGACCCGCCGGCGACGGTATCGGCGGACAGGTGCTGGCCGGCAGTGCGGCCGCGTTCGTCGCGGCGTACCTGTCGGTGCGATTCCTGGTGAAGTACTTCGAGACCCGCACGCTGACACCATTCGCGATCTACTGCGTGGTGGCCGGACTGGGCAGTTTGGCCTGGCTGACGCTGCACTGA
- a CDS encoding crotonase/enoyl-CoA hydratase family protein, translating to MGETSGSFESLSIETKDHVAQVTLLGPGKGNAMGPAFWAELPVAFAALDADPDVRAIVLTGSGKNFSYGLDLPAMGGLLAPLLAGGLAKERADFHTALRAMQQAITAVADCRTPTIASIQGWCIGGGVDLISAVDIRYASADAKFSVREVKLAIVADVGSLARLPLILNDGHLRELALTGKDFDAARAEKIGLVNDVYADADASLAAAHETAREIAANPPLTVRGVKDVLDEQRTERVSASLRYVAAWNSAFIASKDLSEGITAMFEKRTPEFKGE from the coding sequence ATGGGTGAAACCTCGGGAAGCTTCGAATCGCTCTCCATTGAGACCAAAGATCACGTCGCGCAGGTGACACTGCTCGGCCCCGGCAAGGGCAACGCCATGGGCCCGGCCTTCTGGGCCGAACTGCCGGTGGCCTTCGCCGCCCTGGACGCCGACCCCGACGTGCGGGCCATCGTGCTCACCGGGTCGGGCAAGAACTTCAGCTACGGACTGGACCTGCCCGCCATGGGCGGCCTGCTCGCCCCGCTACTGGCGGGCGGGCTGGCCAAGGAGCGCGCCGACTTCCACACCGCGCTGCGGGCCATGCAACAGGCCATCACCGCCGTCGCCGACTGCCGGACCCCCACCATCGCCTCCATCCAGGGCTGGTGCATCGGCGGCGGCGTCGATCTGATCTCGGCGGTGGACATCCGCTACGCGAGCGCCGACGCCAAGTTCTCGGTGCGTGAGGTCAAGCTCGCCATCGTCGCCGATGTGGGCTCGCTGGCCCGGTTGCCGCTGATCCTCAACGACGGACATCTGCGCGAATTGGCGTTGACGGGCAAGGACTTCGACGCTGCCCGCGCCGAGAAGATCGGTCTGGTGAACGACGTCTACGCCGACGCCGACGCGTCGCTGGCTGCCGCGCACGAGACCGCCCGCGAAATCGCCGCCAACCCGCCGCTGACGGTGCGCGGTGTCAAGGATGTGCTGGATGAGCAACGCACGGAACGGGTTTCGGCCAGCCTGCGGTACGTGGCGGCGTGGAACTCGGCGTTCATCGCGTCGAAGGACCTGAGCGAAGGCATCACCGCGATGTTCGAGAAGCGCACGCCGGAATTCAAGGGCGAGTAG
- a CDS encoding TIGR03086 family metal-binding protein, whose protein sequence is MTIPSDVIEAGEASLDVLERVLAGLGPDDATRQTPCTEFDVAALTDHLMNSITVIGGIAGAQLPERDASAPIIDQVSAAARPALAAWRSRGLEGTVAAGPGEMPAAMIAGILPLEFLVHAWDYATAVGREVDAPDDLAEYVLGLTRAAISPAARAAVGFDDPVEVPADASALDQLIGFTGRRAT, encoded by the coding sequence ATGACGATTCCGTCCGATGTGATCGAGGCCGGCGAGGCCAGTCTGGACGTGCTCGAGCGGGTGTTGGCCGGTCTCGGGCCTGACGATGCGACACGGCAGACACCGTGCACCGAGTTCGATGTGGCGGCCCTCACCGACCACTTGATGAACTCGATCACCGTCATCGGCGGGATCGCCGGCGCGCAGCTGCCCGAGCGGGACGCCAGCGCCCCGATCATCGACCAGGTGAGCGCTGCGGCGCGGCCCGCACTGGCGGCGTGGCGCAGCAGGGGGCTGGAGGGCACCGTCGCGGCGGGGCCGGGTGAGATGCCCGCCGCCATGATCGCCGGCATCCTGCCGCTCGAATTCCTGGTCCATGCCTGGGACTACGCCACCGCCGTCGGCCGCGAAGTGGACGCCCCGGACGACCTGGCCGAGTACGTGCTGGGGTTGACCCGAGCGGCGATCAGCCCCGCGGCGCGCGCGGCCGTCGGGTTCGACGATCCCGTCGAGGTACCGGCCGACGCGAGTGCACTGGATCAGCTGATCGGCTTCACCGGCCGCCGCGCCACCTGA
- a CDS encoding pyridoxal phosphate-dependent aminotransferase, producing the protein MTARLRPEMDALPAYTPGRTVPGAIKIASNETVDGPLPSVRDAIVKAMDNINRYPDNGYAALRERLAAHVGFAANQISVGCGSVSLCQQLIQITASVGDEVLFAWRSFEIYPLQVRTAGATPVPVPLADHTHDLDAMLAAITDRTRLIFVCNPNNPTSTVVDPVKLAEFVAKVPPHILVVLDEAYVEYIRDGLLPDSLALVRKHPNVVVLRTFSKAYGLAGLRIGYAVAHEDIVTALGKVYVPFTATSVSQAAAIACLDAADELLARTDAVVAERARVSAALRDAGFELPDSQANFVWLPLSPEDTADFVDAAADNKLLVRPYGGEGVRVTVTVPHENDLFLDFAIRWRGGR; encoded by the coding sequence GTGACCGCCCGTCTGCGCCCCGAAATGGACGCCCTGCCTGCCTACACCCCCGGCCGTACGGTGCCCGGCGCCATCAAGATCGCCAGCAACGAGACGGTCGACGGACCGCTGCCCAGCGTCCGGGACGCCATCGTCAAAGCGATGGACAACATCAACCGCTACCCGGACAACGGCTACGCCGCGCTGCGGGAACGGCTGGCGGCCCATGTCGGGTTCGCGGCCAACCAGATTTCGGTCGGCTGCGGGTCGGTGAGCCTGTGCCAGCAGCTCATCCAGATCACCGCCTCGGTCGGCGATGAGGTGCTGTTCGCGTGGCGCAGCTTCGAGATCTACCCCCTGCAGGTCCGCACCGCCGGGGCGACGCCGGTGCCCGTCCCGCTGGCGGATCACACGCATGATCTGGACGCCATGCTGGCCGCGATCACCGACCGCACGCGACTGATCTTCGTCTGCAACCCCAACAACCCCACCTCGACAGTCGTCGACCCGGTGAAACTGGCCGAGTTCGTCGCCAAGGTCCCGCCGCACATTCTCGTCGTTCTCGACGAGGCCTACGTGGAGTACATCCGCGACGGCCTGCTGCCGGACAGCCTGGCGCTGGTGCGCAAGCACCCGAATGTCGTCGTCCTCCGCACCTTCTCCAAGGCGTACGGGCTGGCCGGACTGCGCATCGGCTACGCCGTCGCCCACGAGGACATCGTCACGGCCCTGGGCAAGGTGTACGTGCCGTTCACGGCGACCAGCGTCAGCCAGGCCGCGGCCATCGCCTGCCTGGACGCCGCCGACGAACTGCTGGCGCGTACCGACGCGGTGGTGGCCGAGCGGGCCCGGGTCAGCGCCGCCCTGCGCGACGCCGGCTTCGAGCTGCCCGATTCACAGGCCAACTTCGTCTGGCTGCCCCTGAGCCCGGAAGACACCGCCGACTTCGTCGACGCCGCCGCCGACAACAAGCTGCTGGTGCGGCCCTACGGCGGCGAGGGCGTGCGCGTCACCGTCACGGTGCCGCACGAGAACGACCTGTTCCTCGACTTCGCGATCAGGTGGCGCGGCGGCCGGTGA
- a CDS encoding alcohol dehydrogenase catalytic domain-containing protein: MNLTDRFQDLIKGGPAPTLDQLDALYADAAPVRVDDVLGEWAGGVFGLGHPAEAQLEAIKWAGKSFGAADDVAPIVCFDDAGRRFVNPIFGGASLRLKDYRGSATATMTYHDLPMADHFRKISDTILIGAMEAPGQSRAGYFYLRRMDTSERPRDPEFVSCEPPRTADAAVLRAPGQPFEVTQVELESPRANEVLVRIEAVGICHSDLVIAGMAQPQQLPMVLGHEGAGVVEAVGADVTDLQPGDHVVLSYAWCGECTNCKRDRMAYCSRSNMLNLTGARLDGSGGMRIGATPVHARFCGQSSFATYALAVAHTVVPVPKDIPFEVLAPLGCGVQTGAGTVLNALRPEPGSSIAIFAAGSVGLSAIMAAKVAGCERIIAVDPKPQRRELAVALGATDAVDPAFVSSAIRPGVDYAIDCIGKPEVARAAIASLASPGVCAVVGLQGLSTPIQVDLAKLVGKGQTLCGVVEGQAVPRRFIPALIDLYRSGALPVDRLITTFGLDEINDAIAATQRGDVVKAVLLPRR, from the coding sequence ATGAACCTCACCGACAGATTCCAGGACCTGATCAAGGGCGGCCCCGCCCCGACCCTCGACCAGCTCGACGCGCTGTACGCCGACGCGGCCCCCGTCCGCGTCGACGACGTGCTCGGCGAATGGGCGGGCGGCGTGTTCGGTCTGGGCCACCCCGCCGAAGCGCAGCTGGAGGCGATCAAATGGGCCGGCAAGTCGTTCGGCGCCGCCGATGACGTCGCACCGATCGTCTGCTTCGACGACGCGGGCCGCCGCTTCGTGAACCCGATCTTCGGCGGCGCGAGCCTTCGGCTGAAGGACTACCGCGGCAGCGCGACCGCCACCATGACCTACCACGACCTGCCGATGGCGGATCACTTCCGGAAGATCTCCGACACCATCCTCATCGGGGCGATGGAAGCGCCAGGGCAGAGCCGCGCCGGCTATTTCTATCTGAGGCGGATGGACACCTCGGAGCGGCCGCGCGATCCCGAGTTCGTCTCGTGTGAACCGCCCCGCACCGCCGATGCGGCAGTCCTGCGCGCACCGGGCCAACCCTTCGAGGTCACCCAGGTCGAGCTCGAAAGTCCCCGCGCCAACGAGGTTCTCGTGCGCATCGAGGCCGTCGGCATCTGCCACAGCGACCTTGTGATCGCCGGAATGGCTCAGCCCCAACAACTTCCGATGGTTCTCGGCCATGAAGGTGCCGGCGTCGTCGAAGCCGTCGGGGCCGACGTGACGGACCTCCAGCCCGGCGATCACGTCGTGCTCAGCTACGCGTGGTGCGGGGAATGCACCAACTGCAAGCGCGACCGGATGGCCTACTGCTCGCGGTCCAACATGCTCAACCTCACCGGCGCCCGGCTCGACGGGAGCGGCGGCATGCGGATCGGTGCCACCCCGGTGCACGCCCGCTTCTGCGGCCAATCCTCTTTCGCCACATACGCTCTCGCCGTCGCCCACACCGTGGTGCCCGTTCCGAAGGACATCCCGTTCGAGGTGCTCGCCCCCCTGGGCTGCGGCGTGCAGACCGGCGCGGGCACGGTACTCAACGCGCTACGCCCCGAGCCGGGGTCGTCGATCGCGATTTTCGCCGCGGGCTCGGTGGGACTTTCGGCCATCATGGCCGCGAAAGTGGCGGGCTGCGAACGGATCATCGCTGTGGACCCGAAACCGCAACGGCGCGAACTCGCGGTGGCGTTGGGCGCCACCGACGCCGTCGATCCCGCCTTTGTCAGCAGCGCCATACGACCCGGAGTCGACTACGCCATCGACTGCATCGGCAAGCCCGAGGTTGCGCGTGCCGCCATCGCCAGCCTGGCCTCCCCTGGCGTGTGTGCCGTCGTCGGCTTGCAGGGACTGAGTACGCCGATCCAGGTCGACCTCGCGAAGCTCGTCGGCAAGGGCCAGACGCTCTGCGGTGTCGTCGAAGGCCAGGCGGTGCCGCGCCGCTTCATCCCGGCGCTCATCGACCTGTACCGCAGCGGTGCGCTACCCGTCGACCGCTTGATCACCACGTTCGGGCTCGACGAGATCAACGACGCCATCGCGGCGACGCAACGCGGCGACGTCGTCAAAGCCGTACTTCTGCCGCGTCGGTAG
- a CDS encoding TetR/AcrR family transcriptional regulator has product MSTVTRPFRGVNADQRVLDRRNRLIAAGLDEVAEVGVAGLRMNTVCRRARLSQRYFYEHFANRDELLAALFDDVMRDVFTQTVAAVDACGPGIVERASAALAVFYDVIISDVPRARLYAESAGVAAVAARKRVATDQYVAFVTEQVAAVVGPMDDRTTGRLAMATRVLVGGQVDAAVALAAGDVVISRADYIALCARMLSDAIAAAAG; this is encoded by the coding sequence ATGTCGACCGTCACGCGGCCCTTCCGAGGTGTGAACGCCGATCAGCGCGTGCTGGACCGCCGGAATCGCCTGATCGCGGCGGGGCTGGACGAAGTGGCGGAGGTTGGCGTCGCCGGGTTGCGGATGAACACCGTCTGCCGGCGGGCGCGGCTCAGCCAGCGGTACTTCTACGAGCATTTCGCGAACCGTGACGAGCTGCTCGCCGCCCTGTTCGACGACGTGATGCGGGACGTTTTCACGCAGACGGTGGCGGCCGTCGATGCCTGCGGGCCCGGCATCGTCGAGCGGGCGAGCGCCGCGCTGGCCGTGTTCTACGACGTCATCATCAGCGATGTGCCCAGGGCTCGGTTGTACGCCGAATCCGCGGGCGTCGCGGCCGTCGCGGCGCGGAAGCGGGTGGCGACCGACCAGTACGTCGCGTTCGTGACCGAACAGGTGGCCGCCGTCGTCGGCCCCATGGACGACCGGACGACCGGTCGTCTGGCCATGGCGACGCGGGTGCTCGTCGGCGGCCAGGTGGACGCCGCCGTCGCGCTCGCCGCCGGCGACGTCGTCATTTCCCGCGCGGACTACATCGCGCTGTGCGCGCGCATGCTCAGCGACGCCATCGCGGCCGCGGCCGGCTGA
- a CDS encoding TetR/AcrR family transcriptional regulator, which yields MPSTPPSSAGRSRPAAVQRRGVERTQALLDAAETLLSEQGYAAATLKAVGELAGIPTASVYHYFADRHQLEAELVQRHIAAIDGILTAALERSRARTLRGAINVLIDTMVDYFREHRSLIALWFVERTTVVGESARAADETWAEQFWRYLIERELLHPDTPVLVVLLTFEAGNRLLDVAFRQSPTGDEAVIDEVRRMSTAYLESYAPTKRAR from the coding sequence ATGCCCAGTACTCCGCCTTCAAGCGCCGGCCGGTCCCGTCCCGCGGCAGTCCAACGCCGCGGCGTCGAACGGACTCAGGCGCTTCTCGACGCGGCCGAAACGCTGCTGAGCGAGCAGGGCTACGCGGCCGCCACACTCAAGGCCGTCGGCGAACTGGCCGGCATCCCGACCGCGTCGGTCTACCACTACTTCGCCGACCGCCATCAGCTCGAAGCCGAACTGGTGCAACGGCATATCGCCGCGATCGACGGCATCCTGACGGCTGCGCTCGAGCGCAGCCGCGCCCGCACGCTACGCGGCGCCATCAACGTGCTGATCGACACCATGGTCGACTACTTCCGTGAGCACCGCAGCCTGATCGCGCTGTGGTTCGTCGAGCGCACGACGGTCGTCGGAGAGTCGGCACGCGCCGCCGACGAAACCTGGGCCGAGCAGTTCTGGCGGTACCTCATCGAACGCGAGCTGCTGCATCCGGATACGCCGGTCCTGGTGGTGCTGCTGACCTTCGAAGCCGGCAACCGACTCCTCGACGTCGCGTTCCGGCAGTCGCCGACGGGCGACGAGGCCGTCATCGACGAGGTGCGGCGGATGAGTACGGCCTACCTGGAGTCCTACGCCCCCACGAAGCGGGCGCGCTGA
- a CDS encoding flavin monoamine oxidase family protein, whose translation MTNECDVAVIGGGFAGVIAARDLSVKGHSVVLIEARDRVGGRTWTGPGLGRQLEYGGTYVHWTQPNMWQELQRHNIPLRIPVVPTTMYWIAEGATHSASPEEYGAALEPLMNQFFADARATFPQPFDIGLVDTSAVEKETIADRLNALNLPPYEHDLLDGAMAGLVTAYEEHGVAQFLSCVATYFGSWAAFFETAGTWPIEGGTRRLLDAVMAESKATVRLSTPVAAIEDDGAGVTVTTRDGERIRARAAVVAVPLNTLGDIAITPEVPAASRRMIEEKNPIVGSKIWVRAKGELEPFQAVAPLGVNPINAARVEYHDDGDTFIMCLCSTGAAIDATDPTAVQRALRAFVPDIEVRETACHDWVADEFSKGGFMVHRPGHFTGGAAQLREAHGRIHFAGSDIAGVEAGAIEGAMDTGAHAARSIAAGLADGTY comes from the coding sequence ATGACCAACGAATGCGACGTCGCGGTGATCGGCGGCGGTTTTGCCGGCGTCATCGCGGCACGCGACCTGAGCGTCAAAGGGCACTCGGTTGTGCTGATCGAGGCGCGTGACCGTGTCGGCGGACGCACGTGGACCGGTCCCGGTCTGGGTCGGCAGCTCGAATACGGCGGCACCTATGTGCACTGGACGCAGCCCAACATGTGGCAGGAACTGCAGCGACACAACATTCCGCTGCGCATCCCTGTCGTACCCACCACGATGTACTGGATTGCCGAAGGCGCAACACATTCGGCGTCCCCCGAGGAGTACGGCGCGGCGCTCGAGCCGCTGATGAATCAGTTCTTCGCCGATGCCCGGGCCACCTTCCCGCAGCCGTTCGATATCGGGCTCGTCGACACCAGCGCAGTCGAGAAAGAGACCATTGCCGACCGGCTCAACGCACTGAACCTGCCGCCCTACGAGCATGACCTGCTCGATGGTGCGATGGCCGGTCTCGTCACGGCCTACGAGGAACATGGTGTCGCCCAGTTCCTTTCGTGCGTGGCGACGTACTTCGGCAGTTGGGCGGCTTTTTTCGAGACTGCCGGCACCTGGCCCATCGAGGGCGGCACCAGGAGGCTGCTCGACGCCGTCATGGCGGAGTCGAAAGCCACGGTGCGGTTGTCGACCCCGGTCGCCGCGATCGAGGACGACGGTGCCGGCGTCACCGTCACGACGCGAGATGGTGAGCGGATCCGGGCGCGTGCGGCCGTCGTCGCGGTGCCGCTGAACACTTTGGGCGACATCGCCATCACTCCCGAGGTCCCGGCGGCGTCGCGCCGCATGATCGAGGAGAAGAACCCGATCGTCGGTTCCAAGATCTGGGTGCGGGCCAAGGGCGAACTCGAGCCTTTCCAGGCTGTCGCGCCGCTGGGGGTGAACCCCATCAACGCCGCGCGGGTGGAGTACCACGACGACGGCGACACCTTCATCATGTGCCTGTGTTCCACGGGCGCCGCGATCGACGCCACCGATCCGACCGCGGTGCAGCGGGCGTTGCGGGCGTTCGTTCCCGACATCGAGGTGCGCGAAACCGCTTGCCACGATTGGGTTGCCGACGAATTCTCCAAGGGCGGATTCATGGTGCACCGGCCGGGGCATTTCACCGGTGGTGCCGCACAGCTGCGGGAAGCTCACGGACGAATTCACTTCGCCGGCAGCGACATTGCCGGGGTCGAGGCCGGCGCCATCGAAGGTGCCATGGATACCGGTGCGCATGCGGCCCGGAGCATCGCTGCCGGACTGGCTGACGGCACGTACTGA
- a CDS encoding transporter produces MDLKTALYALADIFMIIAGFTYGFKFIRNYQNYLLGLEWIIVASSGTNFLVYGLVGANESSPMFHAAFFLDAFSRSIGITVILVLGLMKVTHGYKPSVAVDIGVFGLAIIGGLVMSLFAEELGVAGAIFYMVMNALTTLFLFYFAWRLWRIGAQGNAMAVAAVTIAAAAIAGMYDFYRIPGDDQHHTIFYILALTTWAAQMTVYYYGYRALNNHTARIPAEKVFAA; encoded by the coding sequence ATGGATCTCAAGACCGCGCTGTACGCGCTCGCCGATATCTTCATGATCATCGCCGGATTCACTTACGGCTTCAAGTTCATTCGGAACTACCAGAACTACCTGCTGGGCCTCGAATGGATCATCGTCGCGTCGTCGGGCACCAACTTCCTGGTGTACGGGCTGGTCGGCGCCAACGAGAGCAGCCCGATGTTCCACGCGGCGTTCTTCCTCGATGCCTTCTCCCGGTCGATCGGCATCACGGTGATCCTCGTCTTGGGCCTGATGAAGGTCACGCACGGCTACAAGCCGTCGGTCGCCGTCGACATCGGTGTGTTCGGGCTCGCGATCATCGGCGGACTCGTGATGTCGTTGTTCGCCGAGGAGCTCGGCGTCGCCGGGGCCATCTTCTACATGGTGATGAATGCCCTGACGACGCTGTTCCTGTTCTACTTCGCCTGGCGACTGTGGCGGATCGGCGCACAAGGTAACGCGATGGCCGTCGCCGCCGTGACGATCGCGGCAGCTGCCATTGCCGGAATGTACGACTTCTACCGCATCCCGGGCGACGATCAGCACCACACGATCTTCTACATCCTGGCGCTGACCACCTGGGCGGCGCAGATGACGGTGTATTACTACGGTTACCGCGCGCTGAACAATCACACCGCGCGGATCCCGGCCGAAAAGGTCTTCGCCGCATAG